The Pseudomonas sp. SCA2728.1_7 DNA segment CCCGGTCAGGCCGAAATATTTGCGATCGGCCACAAGATTCACATTCTGTGCGTGGGCGATGCGCTCAACAAAAAGGGCCCCTGCGTTATGCCGGGTCTGGTCGTATTCGGCGCCTGGATTTCCCAGGCCAACGATCAGTTTGATGGCAGTCACGATAGGGGCCCTTCCTTTGAGTGGTGAGTAACATCGCCGCGATCAGGCAAAGCGGCGAAAGTGGACGAAAAATGCTCATTTACCATGGATGTAAACTCCGCGTTCTCGCCCGCTTTCTCGCTACGTTCCAGTCCGCGATGTTACTTGCTCACTCAGGCATGACAGAGTGAATTACTCTGCTGCGCCTTCTTCAGCTTCTGGAGCAACGCGTGGAGCGTGTACGTTTGCAACAGCTTTGTCGTCGCCGTGAGCCAGTGCAACGAACTCAACGCCTTTAGGGGCTTTGAGGTCGGACAGGTGGACGATTGCGCCGATTTCCAGAGCCGACAGGTCGACTTCGATGAACTCAGGCAGATCTTTCGGCAGGCAAGTTACTTCGATTTCGTTCAGGACGTGCGAGATCTCGCCGCCTTTCTTGATCGGAGCTTCTTCACCAACAAAGTGCACAGGCACGATAGCGGTCAGTTTCTGGCCGGCTACGACGCGTACGAAGTCAGCGTGCATGACGTGACCCTTGGACGGGTGACGTTGCAGAGCTTTGATGATGACGTTCTGCTTTTTGCCGCCAACGTTCAGTTCGATAACGTGGCTGTAGGCAGCTTCGTTTTCGAGCAGTTTGGCAACTTCTTTGGCCAGCATGCTGATGGATTCAGGGGCTTTTTCGCCACCGTAAACTACAGCTGGAACCAGGCTAGCGATACGACGCAGGCGGCGGCTCGCACCTTTCCCCAGGTCGGAACGCACTTCAGCATTCAGAGTAAAATCGTTCATTTTGTATCTCCAAAATAGCCATGACCGGAGTGGCGTTTGCGACCAGCGCCAAACACGGTATGGGCAAAAAAGCCCCGCCCCGGCAGGAATGCCGGGGCGGGGCGCTTTTCGTCAACGAGACATTTCGACAAGGGCAGGGCCCTTAACGGAACATCGCGCTGATCGATTCTTCATTGCTGATGCGGCGAACCGCTTCGGCAACAACCGGTGCGATATCCAGTTGACGGATACGTGCACAGGCTTGTGCTGCAGCGGACAGCGGGATGGTGTTGGTCACCACCAGCTCGTCCAGCACGGAATTTTCGATATTCTCGATGGCCCGACCCGACAGCACAGGGTGTGTGCAGTAGGCAAAGACCTTGGCTGCGCCATGCTCTTTCAGGGCCTTGGCCGCGTGGCACAGAGTGCCGGCGGTATCGACCATGTCATCGACCAGAATGCAGGTACGCCCTTCGACATCACCGATGATATGCATCACTTCAGAGTGATTGGCTTTCTCACGGCGTTTGTCGATGATCCCGAGATCCACGCCCAGGGATTTGGCAACGGCACGTGCACGCACGACGCCACCAATGTCCGGGGAAACGATCATCAGGTTTTCGAAGCGCTGATCTTCAATGTCATCCACCAGAACCGGGGAGCCGTAGATGTTATCTACCGGAATATCGAAGAAACCCTGAATCTGGTCAGCATGCAGATCAACCGTGAGAACACGGTCGATGCCGACTACGGTAAGCATGTCAGCAACGACTTTCGCGCTGATAGCCACACGTGCGGAACGCGGACGGCGATCCTGACGGGCATAACCAAAATAAGGAATAACAGCAGTGATACGAGTAGCCGAGGAGCGGCGGAAGGCATCAGCCATCACTACCAGTTCCATCAGGTTATCGTTGGTCGGAGCGCAAGTCGGCTGAATAATGAAAACGTCTTTACCGCGAACGTTTTCATTGATCTCGGCAGTAATTTCGCCGTCGGAGAACTTACCGACAGAGATGTCACCGAGAGGGATATGCAGCTGACGTACAACACGCCGAGCCAGATCGGGGTTAGCATTCCCCGTAAAGACCATCATCTTGGACACGCGCAGTACCTAGAGGCTGAGGGTAACCTGGATGAGTATAGAAAATGGCAGGGGCGGCTGGATTCGAACCAACGCATGGCAGGATCAAAACCTGCTGCCTTACCGCTTGGCGACGCCCCTGTATCTGTTGCATCAAGTGCCGAGCACCTGGTTCCTTTAGAGCAGACTTTGCAGCTTGCGGTGCAACATCGAAACGTTGCTGCCTTTGGCTACAAACCCTGTAAGGGTCTCTGTCAGAAGGGCCGAGACTTTATCAGCTTCAGCTTTGCTTGGGAAGCCCCCAAACACACAACTTCCAGTTCCGGTGAGTTTTGCTTCGGTAAATTTACCTAACAAATCCAATGCGTTACGTACTTCTGGATAACGCCTTGCAACCACCGGCAAGCAGTCATTTCGACTGTTTCCCTCGGGAACGGGGCGCACTTTAATGGGCGGCGTGTTACGTGTCAACAAAGGATCGGAAAAAATTTCTGCCGTACTAACAGAGACTTGCGGTACGAGTACCAGATACCACGGTTCTTCGGGATCCACCGGGGTGAGTTTCTCACCCACGCCCTCGGCGAAAGCCGCATGACCACGGACAAAAACCGGCACGTCGGCACCGAGCGTCAGGCCCAGTGCGGCCAGGCGATCTTCATCCCAACCCAACTGCCACAAATGATTCAGGCCGAGCAAAGTCGTCGCCGCATTCGAACTGCCGCCACCGATGCCGCCGCCCATGGGCAGGACTTTATCAATCCAGATATCGATGCCGAGCGAACAGTCGGACTGTTGCTGAAGCATTTTCGCCGCGCGCACGATCAGGTTGCTGTCATGCGGCACGCCAGCGAACTCGGTGTGCAGTTGAATCACACCGTCATCACGCACGGCAAAGGTGATTTCATCGCCGTAATCGACAAATTGAAACAACGTCTGCAACTCGTGATAACCGTCTTCACGGCGCCCGAGAATGTGCAGCATCAAATTGAGCTTGGCCGGCGAGGGCAGGGTCAGGCGTGCAGCGGTCATGCTTTATTGCCCCAGCTTGCGCGGTTGCCAGGTCTTGATCACCAGCGTTACGTCGAGGTCAGTGCCGTGCAGCTTGATGCGTTCCGGCAACCAATAACCGTTTTGTTCGGTGTACGCGGTGTATTCAACTTTCCAGCCGTCCTGTTCCAGGCTGGCCAGGCGGCTGTCGGCATCCAGATTCAGGCGACTTTTACTGTCGGGAGCGGGCAGGCCACGCACCCACCAGGCCAGATTCGACA contains these protein-coding regions:
- a CDS encoding 50S ribosomal protein L25/general stress protein Ctc, translating into MNDFTLNAEVRSDLGKGASRRLRRIASLVPAVVYGGEKAPESISMLAKEVAKLLENEAAYSHVIELNVGGKKQNVIIKALQRHPSKGHVMHADFVRVVAGQKLTAIVPVHFVGEEAPIKKGGEISHVLNEIEVTCLPKDLPEFIEVDLSALEIGAIVHLSDLKAPKGVEFVALAHGDDKAVANVHAPRVAPEAEEGAAE
- a CDS encoding ribose-phosphate pyrophosphokinase → MSKMMVFTGNANPDLARRVVRQLHIPLGDISVGKFSDGEITAEINENVRGKDVFIIQPTCAPTNDNLMELVVMADAFRRSSATRITAVIPYFGYARQDRRPRSARVAISAKVVADMLTVVGIDRVLTVDLHADQIQGFFDIPVDNIYGSPVLVDDIEDQRFENLMIVSPDIGGVVRARAVAKSLGVDLGIIDKRREKANHSEVMHIIGDVEGRTCILVDDMVDTAGTLCHAAKALKEHGAAKVFAYCTHPVLSGRAIENIENSVLDELVVTNTIPLSAAAQACARIRQLDIAPVVAEAVRRISNEESISAMFR
- the ispE gene encoding 4-(cytidine 5'-diphospho)-2-C-methyl-D-erythritol kinase, producing the protein MTAARLTLPSPAKLNLMLHILGRREDGYHELQTLFQFVDYGDEITFAVRDDGVIQLHTEFAGVPHDSNLIVRAAKMLQQQSDCSLGIDIWIDKVLPMGGGIGGGSSNAATTLLGLNHLWQLGWDEDRLAALGLTLGADVPVFVRGHAAFAEGVGEKLTPVDPEEPWYLVLVPQVSVSTAEIFSDPLLTRNTPPIKVRPVPEGNSRNDCLPVVARRYPEVRNALDLLGKFTEAKLTGTGSCVFGGFPSKAEADKVSALLTETLTGFVAKGSNVSMLHRKLQSLL